A window of the Carassius carassius chromosome 36, fCarCar2.1, whole genome shotgun sequence genome harbors these coding sequences:
- the LOC132117486 gene encoding D(1)-like dopamine receptor gives MDVNYSTVLDSSVTQRNSSKRVLTGCFLSLLIMTTLLGNTLVCAAVTKFRHLRSKVTNFFVISLAISDLLVAILVMPWKAATEIVGFWPFGAFCDVWVAFDIMCSTASILNLCVISVDRYWAISSPFRYERKMTPKVAFIMISVAWTLSILISFIPVQLNWHKAQATSYTELNGTYSEPPPDNCDSSLNRTYAISSSLISFYIPVAIMLVTYTRIYRIAQKQIRRISALERAAESAKNRHSSMGNNGSMESESSFKMSFKRETKVLKTLSVIMGVFVCCWLPFFILNCMVPFCNPNGSSDFLCISSTTFDVFVWFGWANSSLNPIIYAFNADFRKAFSILLGCHRLCPGSNAIEIVSINNNGGPPSTSQYQRKGQIPKEGINSNYVIPHSILCQEEENQKREDDSGIKTFEKLSPSMSGNLDSDADVSLEKINPITQNGQHKSIIC, from the coding sequence ATGGATGTGAACTACTCCACGGTCCTGGACAGCAGTGTGACGCAGCGCAATTCGTCGAAGCGAGTTCTCACTGGTTGTTTCCTCTCGCTTCTCATCATGACCACCCTGCTGGGCAACACTTTGGTCTGCGCTGCAGTCACAAAGTTTCGGCACCTGCGCTCAAAAGTCACCAACTTCTTTGTTATATCGCTGGCTATTTCCGACTTGCTGGTGGCCATTTTAGTGATGCCATGGAAAGCGGCCACCGAGATTGTAGGGTTTTGGCCATTTGGCGCCTTCTGCGATGTATGGGTGGCCTTTGACATCATGTGTTCCACCGCCTCCATCTTGAATCTGTGCGTCATCAGCGTGGACCGCTACTGGGCCATTTCTAGCCCATTCCGCTACGAGCGCAAGATGACACCCAAGGTGGCATTCATCATGATAAGTGTGGCGTGGACGCTGTCCATCCTTATATCTTTCATCCCCGTGCAGCTAAACTGGCACAAAGCCCAAGCGACCAGTTACACAGAGCTGAACGGCACCTACAGCGAGCCTCCCCCAGACAACTGCGACTCCAGCCTTAATCGGACATATGCCATCTCCTCCTCCCTGATCAGTTTTTACATTCCTGTGGCCATTATGCTGGTCACTTACACTCGCATCTACCGCATTGCCCAGAAGCAGATACGCCGGATCTCGGCACTCGAAAGAGCAGCTGAAAGCGCCAAGAACCGCCACAGTAGCATGGGAAACAATGGCAGTATGGAGTCTGAAAGTTCCTTCAAGATGTCCTTCAAGCGTGAAACCAAAGTTCTCAAGACCCTCTCAGTCATCATGGGCGTTTTCGTGTGCTGCTGGCTGCCCTTCTTCATCTTAAACTGCATGGTTCCTTTCTGTAACCCCAACGGGAGCTCTGACTTCTTGTGCATCAGTTCTACCACCTTTGATGTGTTTGTCTGGTTCGGTTGGGCCAACTCCTCACTCAACCCTATCATCTATGCCTTCAATGCTGACTTCCGAAAGGCATTCTCCATCCTGCTGGGCTGCCATCGACTCTGCCCTGGCAGCAATGCTATAGAGATTGTGAGTATCAACAACAACGGTGGCCCTCCATCCACTTCTCAGTATCAGCGTAAGGGCCAAATCCCCAAGGAGGGTATCAACAGCAACTATGTGATCCCTCACAGTATCCTCTGCCAGGAAGAGGAGAACCAGAAGAGGGAGGATGACTCTGGGATAAAGACCTTTGAGAAACTGTCACCTTCCATGTCAGGCAATTTGGATAGCGATGCAGATGTCTCGCTAGAAAAGATAAACCCCATAACACAAAACGGGCAGCACAAATCCATAATCTGCTGA